One genomic region from Metallosphaera tengchongensis encodes:
- a CDS encoding sodium:calcium antiporter, protein MILISLPNLFYLKMELSALALELSLTMVLMAFSAEIISKGVENLENVVGQGLAGGVILGNLTAFPETVIVLEAVLNHDGDVALGSSIAGNVVLFTLGLGLVGVAYRLKWGSSLTMKGDFRQELGVMSIVIVLLGVAILIGQINPILSLFLFSIYGYYLVKRVKGGNVTSKISVKALIEIMIGGTVVVLLSPVFLSLITNLALIAMVSKTWISMVLTPVVAELEEGISAMRLALRSKGGGSTAIVSYFGSKIQNSTILLGLVGLDMVEVHGLYLLITILSSLIGVMVIYDGKLTVGEGVVLCLSYFAFMYLALVFSSLPL, encoded by the coding sequence ATGATCTTAATATCCTTGCCGAATCTATTTTACTTGAAAATGGAGCTCTCTGCACTTGCTTTGGAACTTTCCCTTACAATGGTTTTAATGGCGTTCTCCGCGGAGATAATCTCTAAGGGAGTTGAAAACTTAGAGAACGTAGTGGGGCAAGGTCTAGCAGGAGGGGTGATCCTAGGAAACCTTACAGCATTTCCTGAGACTGTAATAGTTCTAGAGGCAGTTCTGAATCACGATGGAGATGTGGCCTTAGGGTCATCAATTGCTGGTAACGTGGTTTTATTCACCTTAGGACTCGGACTAGTTGGTGTCGCCTATCGTTTGAAATGGGGGTCGTCCTTAACCATGAAAGGGGACTTTAGGCAGGAGCTTGGAGTAATGTCCATAGTCATAGTGTTACTCGGAGTTGCTATACTTATTGGTCAAATTAATCCTATCTTATCTTTATTTCTCTTCTCGATCTACGGGTATTATTTAGTCAAAAGAGTCAAGGGTGGAAACGTTACTTCTAAGATAAGCGTTAAGGCATTGATAGAGATAATGATCGGAGGAACCGTTGTTGTTTTGCTGTCTCCCGTATTTCTTAGTCTAATCACTAACCTAGCCTTGATAGCCATGGTCTCTAAAACTTGGATCTCCATGGTCTTAACTCCAGTGGTAGCTGAGCTCGAGGAGGGAATATCAGCAATGAGGTTAGCCCTAAGGTCTAAGGGTGGAGGTTCAACTGCTATCGTTAGCTACTTTGGTAGCAAGATCCAAAACTCTACGATATTGCTCGGGTTAGTGGGACTGGACATGGTTGAGGTTCATGGACTCTATCTCTTGATCACTATACTGTCTAGCTTAATTGGGGTCATGGTTATATATGATGGTAAGCTTACCGTAGGGGAAGGTGTCGTACTATGTTTGAGCTACTTTGCTTTCATGTACTTAGCTTTGGTGTTTAGCTCACTACCGCTTTGA